A region from the Muribaculum gordoncarteri genome encodes:
- the pncB gene encoding nicotinate phosphoribosyltransferase produces MKPIITHFTDDDLYKFTMCCAVIENFPRARVKYTFIDRNDLVYPEGFADRLNEQIAMLEQLVITDREIDFMKRKCSYIPEWFYRYLKGFRYRREWVSAHQDREGHLHIDIEGNWSDTILLEVKILAIVSELYYIMTGKAETIDYDAYYRKSYDKAERILGAGCVYSDFGTRRRASFKAEDTVVAAMKECDERGRHPGKFVGTSNVYLAMKHDLTPMGTMAHEWVCAIGGMYGPQMANHIAMDKWRNTFRGALGTFLYDTYGWHIFSLNFSEDFANMFKGLRVDSGDNYKQIDNIVKKYRSLNIDPLTKQVIFSNGLDTDSAIELHKYAKKYCMPSFGIGTHFTNDFPGLKPLNIVIKLVAVKITEAWDFYNDTCKLSEDWGKYTGKPEVVQRFIAALNMKQ; encoded by the coding sequence ATGAAACCGATAATCACACACTTCACCGACGACGACCTGTATAAATTCACCATGTGCTGCGCGGTAATAGAGAACTTCCCGCGTGCAAGGGTGAAATACACATTCATCGACCGAAACGACCTGGTGTATCCCGAAGGATTCGCCGACCGCCTCAACGAGCAGATAGCCATGCTTGAGCAGCTCGTCATCACCGACCGTGAAATCGACTTCATGAAACGAAAATGCAGCTACATCCCGGAGTGGTTCTACCGTTACCTGAAGGGTTTCCGCTACCGCCGCGAATGGGTGAGCGCGCATCAGGACCGTGAAGGTCACCTTCACATCGACATCGAAGGCAACTGGTCAGACACGATACTGCTCGAGGTAAAGATACTCGCAATAGTGTCGGAACTCTATTACATCATGACCGGCAAGGCCGAAACAATCGACTATGACGCCTACTACCGGAAGTCCTACGACAAAGCCGAGAGGATCCTCGGCGCGGGATGCGTCTACAGCGATTTCGGCACACGCCGACGGGCATCGTTCAAGGCCGAAGACACGGTTGTGGCCGCGATGAAGGAGTGTGACGAAAGAGGTCGTCATCCCGGAAAGTTTGTAGGCACGAGCAACGTGTATCTCGCCATGAAGCACGACCTCACGCCTATGGGCACAATGGCTCATGAATGGGTGTGCGCGATAGGTGGAATGTATGGCCCGCAGATGGCCAACCATATAGCCATGGACAAGTGGCGCAACACATTCCGCGGAGCACTCGGAACATTTCTCTACGACACCTACGGATGGCACATATTCAGCCTGAACTTCTCGGAAGATTTCGCCAACATGTTCAAGGGGCTGCGTGTCGACAGCGGCGACAACTACAAGCAGATCGATAACATAGTTAAGAAGTACAGGTCGCTCAACATCGACCCGCTCACCAAGCAGGTCATATTCAGTAACGGCCTCGACACCGACAGCGCAATCGAGCTGCATAAGTATGCGAAGAAGTACTGCATGCCCTCATTCGGCATAGGCACGCACTTCACCAACGACTTCCCTGGACTGAAGCCGCTTAACATCGTGATAAAGCTTGTTGCTGTAAAAATCACCGAAGCGTGGGACTTCTACAACGACACCTGCAAGCTTAGCGAAGACTGGGGCAAATACACGGGAAAGCCCGAAGTGGTGCAGCGGTTCATAGCCGCACTCAACATGAAGCAATAA
- a CDS encoding FAD:protein FMN transferase, with protein MLQRKLLIIAAAIAVIAGCTTRKPYQMLEGVAWNTTFHIIYSSSASLDDSIHDIMRQVELSISPYCDSSIISKINRNESMATDSMFRKVFLKSKHINNISQGAFDPTIAPVINLWGFGSGKAAEHTPSQLQIDSALQLMGIDECFLTPSDTIVKKHPDTEFNFSAIAKGYGCDAIADMMRRNGCRNFMIEVGGEIVVDGNSPRGTDWNVMIDAPLQAHDSILHDGIAVISVTSCAIATSGNYRNFRNVDGAIYGHSISPNTGRPAENSTLSVTVVAPECITADALATACMVMNIDSAVNMIERLDNVSALFVTADENGQWQLRTTSRFPKLIH; from the coding sequence ATGTTGCAAAGGAAATTACTCATAATAGCGGCTGCAATAGCCGTCATTGCCGGATGCACCACGCGCAAACCCTATCAGATGCTTGAAGGTGTCGCGTGGAACACTACATTCCACATAATATACTCATCGTCGGCATCGCTTGACGACTCAATACACGACATAATGCGACAAGTTGAGCTGTCGATATCGCCTTACTGCGATTCGTCGATAATAAGCAAAATCAACCGTAACGAATCGATGGCAACCGACTCGATGTTTCGCAAAGTATTTCTTAAGTCAAAGCATATCAACAACATAAGCCAAGGCGCATTTGACCCCACGATAGCCCCAGTAATCAACCTTTGGGGATTTGGCAGCGGCAAGGCAGCCGAACACACTCCCTCACAGCTCCAGATCGACAGCGCATTGCAGCTAATGGGCATCGACGAATGTTTCCTGACACCGTCGGACACAATAGTTAAGAAGCACCCCGACACCGAATTCAACTTCAGCGCGATAGCCAAAGGCTACGGCTGCGATGCCATAGCCGACATGATGCGACGAAACGGATGCCGGAACTTCATGATAGAGGTGGGCGGAGAGATTGTTGTTGACGGAAACAGCCCGCGAGGCACCGACTGGAATGTAATGATCGACGCCCCCCTGCAGGCTCATGACTCAATACTACATGACGGCATTGCCGTAATATCGGTGACTTCATGCGCCATAGCCACATCGGGCAACTATCGCAACTTCCGCAATGTCGACGGAGCGATATACGGCCACAGCATATCGCCCAACACCGGACGACCGGCCGAAAACAGCACGTTGAGCGTAACCGTAGTAGCCCCCGAATGCATTACCGCCGACGCACTTGCCACGGCATGCATGGTAATGAACATCGACAGCGCCGTCAACATGATTGAGCGCCTCGACAATGTGTCGGCCCTGTTTGTAACAGCCGACGAAAACGGACAATGGCAACTACGCACTACATCACGGTTTCCCAAGCTAATTCACTGA
- a CDS encoding ribonuclease H1 domain-containing protein, whose product MNQRKFYVVWSGNAPGIYDSWEECKAQVEGYPGARYKGFNSLEDATMAFRGDAEDELYALRAIAGHGTPIVNYEAFPEIERNAIAVDAACAGNPGRMEYRGVDVASGVELFRFGPVDDGTNNVGEFLALVHALALCKQQGWTMPIYSDSRTAQAWVRNRHAKTSLAKTPRNAKLHQLIARAEAWLNNNTYPNRIIKWKTEEWGEIPADFGRK is encoded by the coding sequence ATGAATCAACGTAAATTTTATGTAGTGTGGAGCGGCAACGCTCCGGGCATATATGACTCCTGGGAGGAGTGTAAGGCTCAGGTCGAGGGCTATCCGGGTGCCCGATACAAGGGATTCAACTCGCTTGAGGATGCCACGATGGCTTTCAGGGGCGATGCCGAGGATGAGCTCTATGCGTTACGTGCCATAGCTGGTCACGGCACTCCTATAGTCAATTACGAGGCGTTTCCCGAAATTGAGCGTAACGCCATTGCCGTTGATGCCGCTTGTGCCGGCAATCCGGGACGAATGGAGTATCGCGGTGTGGATGTAGCGTCGGGTGTCGAGCTTTTTCGCTTCGGACCGGTCGATGACGGGACCAACAATGTGGGCGAGTTTCTTGCGCTTGTGCATGCGCTCGCTTTGTGCAAGCAGCAGGGGTGGACAATGCCCATATACTCCGACAGCCGCACGGCTCAGGCGTGGGTGCGCAACCGTCACGCCAAGACTTCGCTTGCCAAGACTCCGCGCAACGCCAAGCTGCACCAGCTCATAGCGCGTGCCGAGGCTTGGTTGAACAATAACACCTATCCCAATCGCATAATAAAATGGAAGACCGAAGAGTGGGGTGAGATTCCCGCCGACTTCGGTCGTAAATAG
- a CDS encoding Rossmann-fold NAD(P)-binding domain-containing protein, with amino-acid sequence MMIGDASHTPMPQPVDVTVKPHRIAIGVPSCATLTDRRFPLTPEAVAMLVARGYCVKIQADAASVIHYSDSQYLRAGAAIVDRDEALRCDIVLHLAPVSAADVKRMRRGAMLLSLLHAEQQSADAVRELLNRRIVAVAVDLIQDPKGHTPFYDILAEIDGRAAIALASSLLAHPDHGKGILLGGIAGIVPCEVTIIGSDIAACAAASSALGMGAMVRMFDNDVYRLREASRLLAPGLVTSAIHPRVLENALRTADIVIASQVSPRYHVDSDMVDVMKKGVIVMDLDYDCGAAFPSLPAVDISTLSTSNAALASGGRICYTCPGNAVPRTAAMALSNTFLSLMNDILSCEGVTNVVRMLPGMQRAVYTFLGKPVNRRIAAIVNMRSVDIALLLNCS; translated from the coding sequence ATGATGATAGGAGATGCTTCCCATACCCCTATGCCGCAACCTGTCGATGTGACGGTGAAGCCCCACCGAATTGCAATAGGCGTGCCTTCATGCGCCACGCTGACCGACCGTCGATTCCCCCTCACTCCCGAGGCTGTGGCAATGCTTGTGGCTCGTGGATATTGCGTGAAAATTCAGGCCGACGCCGCGTCGGTGATTCACTACTCCGACTCGCAGTACTTGCGCGCCGGAGCCGCCATAGTCGACCGCGATGAGGCGTTGCGGTGTGACATCGTGTTGCATCTTGCGCCGGTGAGTGCCGCCGATGTGAAGCGCATGCGCCGTGGTGCCATGCTGCTGTCGCTGCTTCATGCCGAACAGCAGTCGGCCGACGCTGTAAGGGAGCTGCTCAACCGTCGCATCGTGGCCGTTGCCGTGGACTTGATTCAGGATCCGAAGGGGCACACCCCGTTCTATGACATACTTGCCGAAATCGACGGGCGCGCTGCCATTGCGCTTGCTTCGTCGCTTCTTGCCCATCCCGACCACGGGAAGGGAATACTTCTCGGCGGAATCGCCGGCATAGTGCCGTGTGAGGTGACGATAATAGGCTCCGACATTGCCGCCTGTGCCGCCGCGTCGTCGGCATTGGGCATGGGCGCGATGGTGCGAATGTTTGACAACGATGTCTACCGGTTGCGTGAGGCATCGCGACTGCTCGCTCCCGGGCTTGTCACTTCGGCCATACATCCGCGTGTCCTTGAAAATGCGTTGCGCACGGCCGACATTGTGATAGCCTCGCAGGTGTCGCCGCGTTATCATGTCGATTCCGACATGGTCGATGTCATGAAGAAGGGTGTCATCGTCATGGACCTTGACTACGACTGCGGTGCCGCCTTCCCGTCGCTGCCGGCCGTTGACATATCCACGTTGTCGACCTCCAATGCCGCACTCGCTTCGGGCGGACGGATATGCTACACCTGCCCCGGAAATGCCGTGCCGCGCACTGCCGCCATGGCCCTTAGCAACACATTCCTGTCGTTGATGAACGACATCTTGTCGTGTGAGGGCGTGACCAATGTCGTGAGGATGCTTCCCGGAATGCAGCGTGCCGTCTACACATTCCTCGGAAAACCGGTCAACCGTCGCATTGCGGCGATTGTCAATATGCGTTCGGTCGACATCGCGTTGTTGCTTAACTGTTCCTAA
- a CDS encoding shikimate kinase, producing MQPIFLVGYMGCGKSTLGRTVSAITGCRFIDLDTYIEGRYHRTVKELFALHGESGFRDLERNMLHEVGQFEDVVVACGGGTPCFFDNMDWMNEAGTTVFLDTSVDKLHTRLMRGRHKRPLIADKNDEELRRFIVDALESRMPYYSKAKVVLKSDLLDSECEKSETAHRFIKQLNLE from the coding sequence ATGCAACCGATATTTCTTGTAGGCTATATGGGATGTGGAAAGTCCACTCTCGGACGCACGGTATCGGCCATTACCGGATGCAGGTTCATTGACCTTGACACATATATCGAAGGCCGCTATCATCGCACCGTAAAGGAGCTTTTTGCGCTTCACGGTGAGAGCGGGTTCCGTGACCTGGAGCGTAATATGCTCCATGAAGTGGGGCAGTTTGAGGATGTGGTGGTGGCCTGTGGCGGCGGCACACCATGTTTTTTCGATAATATGGATTGGATGAATGAGGCCGGAACCACCGTGTTCCTTGACACATCGGTCGACAAGTTGCACACGCGATTGATGCGCGGACGACACAAGAGGCCGTTGATAGCCGACAAAAATGACGAGGAGTTGCGCCGATTCATCGTGGATGCGCTTGAGTCGAGAATGCCTTACTATTCAAAGGCCAAGGTGGTGCTCAAGTCCGATTTGCTCGACTCGGAGTGCGAGAAGAGCGAAACCGCACATAGATTTATAAAGCAACTTAATCTTGAATGA